The following is a genomic window from Amycolatopsis australiensis.
GTCGGTGCTGTTGGAGCCCGAGAGGTTGTAGAAGACGCTCGCGACGCGGCCGAGCAGCTCGCCGGCGCGTTCGAGGGCCACGATGGTGTTCTCGAACGTCGGCTCGGCGTCCTGCGCCGCGATCTGCTCGATCTCCGCGGCGTGCTCGGCCAGGCCGGCCTCGAACGCGGGCCGGTAGTGCTCGTCGGCGATCCGGTCGAAGGGCGGCAGGGCGTAGGGCAGCTCGCTGGGTGCGGCGAACGGGTTGTCCGGCGAAATCATCGGCGCAGGCTCCTGGTCGGGGTGACACTCTCGGTCCCGCCACCCTACGGGGTCCGCCGCCATCGATGTCAGCGCTTTCCGGAGGTGGCCCAGATCACCGTCCGGTGGTACCGCCGACGACGGCGTCACTGGTCCCGGCCGTCTTCCGGCCGCGCTTCGGCTTCGGCTCGGGCGGCACGATGCCCCGCAGGTCGCCGCCGTGGTCGTTGACCCGCAGCACGAACGGCCGCGTCTCGGTGTAGCGCACGACCGAGATGGACGCCGGATCGACGACGATCCGCTGGAAGGCGTCGAGGTGCTGGCCGAGCGCGTCGGCCAGGATGGACTTGATCACGTCGCCGTGGCTGCACAGCAGCCAGACGGCGTGGTCGCCGTGCTCGGCGGCGATCCGCCGGTCGTGGGCGCGGACGGCGGCCACCGACCGCGCCTGCATCTGCGCGAGCCCTTCGCCGCCGGGGAACACCGCGGCCGACGCGTGTGCCTGCACCACCCGCCAGAGCGGCTCCTTGGCCAGGTGCTTGAGCTCCCTGCCGGTCCAGTCCCCGTAGTCCACTTCGGACAACCCGGGCTCGACCACCTTGTCGAGCCCGCGCGCGGCGGCCAGCGGCCCGACCGTCTGCTTGCACCGCAGCATCGGCGACACGACGAGCCCGGCCAGCGGCACGCCGTCGAGGCGGCCCACCAGGTTCTCCGCCTGGGCGCGGCCGGTGTCGTCGAGGTGGACCTTCGGGGAGCGCCCGGCGAGGACGCCGGAGCCGTTGGCCGTCGACTTGCCGTGCCGCAGCAGAATGACCGTACTCACGGGCCCCAGCCTACGTGCCCGCGATCAGTGGCCGACCGGCCCCGCGTTCGGGTCGAGCACCCCGGTGAAGATCAGCACGAACAGCAGCACGCCGAGGACCAGCCGGTACACCACGAACGGCACGAAGCTGCGATTCTTGATGTAGGCCATCAGCCACGCGATCACCGCGTACCCGACGCCGAAGGCGACCAGCGTGGCCAGGATCGTCGGGCCCCACTGGGCAGGCACGCCGCCCGAACCGATGTCCTTGAGCTTGTAGACGCCCGAGCCGAACACCGCCGGCAGCGCCAGCAGGAACGAGTACTCCGCGGCCTCGGCGCGGGTGTAGCCCAGCAGCAGGCCCGCGCTGGTCGTGCCGCCCGAACGGGACACCCCGGGAATGAGCGCCAGCGCCTGCGCGAAGCCGAAACCCAGCCCGTGCGGCACGGTCAGGTCGTCGAGCGTGCGCTCCTGCTTCCCGATCCGGTCGGCGAGCAGCAGGATCAGGCCGAACACGATGAGCACGGTCGCGGTGATCCGCAGGTCGCGGAACGCACTGTCGATCTGGTCCTGCAGGAGCAGGCCCAGCACCACGATCGGCAGCGAGCCGACGATGATCAGCCAGCCCAGCCGGGCGTCCGGGTCGCGGCGCCACTCCCCCTTGTACAGCGAGAAGAACCAGGCCCGCAGGATCTTGCCGATCTTCGGGCCGAAGTAGATGATCACCGCCAGCTCGGTGCCGATCTGCGTGACGGCGGTGAACGCCGCGCCCGGGTCGTCCCAGCCGGCGAGCGCGGCGACGATCCGCAGGTGCGCGCTCGAGGAGATCGGCAGGAACTCCGTCAGGCCCTGGACCAGGCCCAGGACGAGTGCTTCGAACCAGCCCACGTCAGGCCACCCCCGCCAGCTCGAGAGCTTCGACGGCGGTGCGCAGCGCGCCCGCCGGGTCCGGGGTGTACGGCGACACCGACAGGGTCGTCACGCCGGCCTCGGCGAATTCCGTCATCTTCTCCGCGATCCGTTCCTTCGGGCCCAGCAGCGACGTCGCGTCGAGGAACTCCAGCGGCACCGCCGCCATCGCCCCCGCTCGGTCGCCGGCCAGGTATTTCTCCTGCACTTCGGCGGCTTCGGCCGCGAAGCCCATCCGGCAGGCCAGCCGGTTGTAGAAGTTCTTCTCCCGGCTGCCCATGCCGCCGAGGTAGAGCGCGGCGTAGGCGCGGACGGCGTCCGCGCACGCGGTCCAGTCGTCGCCGGGCACCAGCGGCAC
Proteins encoded in this region:
- a CDS encoding histidine phosphatase family protein, which encodes MSTVILLRHGKSTANGSGVLAGRSPKVHLDDTGRAQAENLVGRLDGVPLAGLVVSPMLRCKQTVGPLAAARGLDKVVEPGLSEVDYGDWTGRELKHLAKEPLWRVVQAHASAAVFPGGEGLAQMQARSVAAVRAHDRRIAAEHGDHAVWLLCSHGDVIKSILADALGQHLDAFQRIVVDPASISVVRYTETRPFVLRVNDHGGDLRGIVPPEPKPKRGRKTAGTSDAVVGGTTGR
- a CDS encoding undecaprenyl-diphosphate phosphatase → MGWFEALVLGLVQGLTEFLPISSSAHLRIVAALAGWDDPGAAFTAVTQIGTELAVIIYFGPKIGKILRAWFFSLYKGEWRRDPDARLGWLIIVGSLPIVVLGLLLQDQIDSAFRDLRITATVLIVFGLILLLADRIGKQERTLDDLTVPHGLGFGFAQALALIPGVSRSGGTTSAGLLLGYTRAEAAEYSFLLALPAVFGSGVYKLKDIGSGGVPAQWGPTILATLVAFGVGYAVIAWLMAYIKNRSFVPFVVYRLVLGVLLFVLIFTGVLDPNAGPVGH